The genomic DNA GACGTACGCCGACGCCGCCCGGGAGATGGGGTGTTCGATCGCGTCCGTGGCCAAGCGGCTCGATCAGGCGGCGGTTCGACTCCGCGACCGGCTCACCCGCCGCGGGTTGGCTCCCGTCGCGTGTACCGCCTGGGCGCTGGCGGCCTGGGCGCCGGAGGCGGCGGCCGTTTCCGCGGGTGTGGCCGACCGGACCATTGCGGCCGCCCTCGGCGTCGGTGCCGGAGCGGCAGCGACTCCGGTCGCCGTGGCCGCCGCGAATGACATTGTCGGCTCGATGACGCGGTTTAAACTTCGGTTTCTCGCGGTCGCGCTGGCCCTCGCCGGGGTCGGAGCGACCGCCGCCGTTCAGTTCACGGCCGCCCCGGTCCAGCCGGAACTGCCGCCGCCCCGAGCCGCCGCCCCGGTTCGGGGCGACCGGTTCGGCGACCCGCTCCCGGACGGGGCCGTCGCCCGGATCGGGACCGTTCGCTTCCGGACCGGCAAGACGCCGTGTGCTGGCGGGGTCGGATTCCTGGCTGGCGGAAAGACGGTGGTCGCGGCCTACTGGACCGGTTCCGTCGTATTCTGGGACGCGGCCACCGGGCGGGAAACGGCCCGGCTCGACGGCCCGCCCGGGGTGGCGGCCCTCGCGGTCTCGGCCGACGGCCGGCGGTTGGTCGTGGCCGGAAAGGAGATCTGGGCCTGGGACGTCACCCCGCAGGGGGTCGTGTCGCTCTGGAAAAAGCCCAGCCCGAACGGGGCGCGGGTCGACGGCATGGCCCTCAGCCCGGACGGCAAGACTCTGGTCTGCGGGTCGCGAACCGGCGGACATTTGTTCGACGCCGCGACCGGCGATTTGCTCAAACCACTGGCGGTCAAGTCCCCGCGGCTGATGGCGTTCGCGGCGGGCGGGCGGGCGCTGGTGGTCGCCGGGGAGGGCTCGATCCACGTTTACGACCCGGCGACCGGGGACGAGCGGCGGCAGATCCATTTCCCCGAGCGGGTCGTCGTCCAGTTGGCCGTCGCCCCGGACGGCTCCCGGGTGGCGGCGGCCGGGGGTAAATCGTTCTGGATCTGGGACGCCGCGACCGGCCGGGAACTGGCCACCGTTTCCTCCGGGTCTGGCGATCCCGCGATAATGCTTTTTAGTCCGACGACCGCGCTGTTCTTCTCGCCCGACGGTCGGATTCTGTTCGACGTCGACGGCGAACGAATCCACTACCGCGACCCGGCGACCGGGTCGGAGACCCGGCCGGCGGTGACCGCGCCGCACGCACAGTCGCGCACCATGGTGATTCCCGCCGTCTCCCCGGACGGGAAGCTGATGGCCTTCGCCATCGGCGGGGCGGTGGGGGTGTGGCGGACCGATACCGGGGCCGAGATCGGGCCGGCCGGTGGGCCGTACGCCGATGTCACGTCCCTGGCGTTCACCCCGGACGGGCAAAACCTCGTCACCGCGGCCTTCTTCAACCACTTCGAAATTTGGAACCCGGCGACCGGGGCGCCGGTCCGCCGACTGACCGTGCCCGCGTCGGGGTTGGTCGTGGGGTCGCTGGTCGTTGCCCCGTCCGGGGAGGTGGAAACCGTCTTCTCCCGGTACGGGGGAAACGCGGGCAACCGGGTGGGGGTCGCCGGGTGGAACCCCCAAACCGGAGGAAGCGCGACCGACCGGCCCGGAGTTCCTTCGGCGGTGGCCAAAGCTCGGACCCTGCCCACGCCCGCCGCCGCATTGTCCGCCGACGGCCGCCGGGTGGTGTGGGCGCACGAAACGGCCCTGGTCGCCGTCGATTGGGCGACCGGAGCCGAGATTCGACGCGTCGACACGAAAATGCCGGTCGCCCATCCGACCGTCTCGGCAGACGGCGAGACGGCGGCGGCGTACGCCACGAAGGAGGGTGTGGCGTCGGTCTGGGATCTCGGGACCGGCCGCGAGCGGATGCGGGTGTCGGCCCGCCTGACGGGGTCGACGCTGGGACTGTCGCCGGACGGGCGGTGGCTGGCCGGCGTGGAAGGTGATCCCAAAGGACCGCGCGCCATCCAATTATGGGAAGTGGCTTCCACCCGATCCGGTCCGCGGTTCCCCTTCGACCACCAGGCGGTCGTCCGGCTGGCTTTCTCCCCGGACGGCCGGTTGCTGGCGGCGGGGGGAGTGGACGGCGCGGTTCGGGTGTGGGATCTGGCGAGCGGGACGGAAGTCCGGCACTTCACCGGGCACGGCAGCCAGGTTCAAGCCCTGGCCTTCTCCCCGGACGGGAAGCGACTGGCGTCCGGCAGTTCCGACGCCACCGCCCTGGTTTGGGACACCGGGTTGCTGCTCCGGTGGCCGCTGGCCGAGGCCCGGTCGTGGGAGCCGACGGACGCGCAGTGGCGCGGGCTGGGGAAGGACGACCCGGACCCGGCAGCCAGAACCACGTGGGCGCTAGTGGCGGCCGGGGATGCCGCGGTCCCCTTCCTGCGGGCCAGGCTGCGGCCGGCCGCACCGCCGGCGGCCGACCGGGTGGCTGCCCTGATCGACCAGCTCGGGTGCGACCGGTTTGCCGATCGCGAACGTGCGACGAACGAATTGGCCGGACTGGGGGTTGCGGTCGAGCCGGCCCTCCGGGCGGTGGCCACGACGGCGGACCCGGAAACCCGCCAGCGCGTCGACCGGCTACTCGCTCGACTCGCCCCGACCCAGTCGCCAGATCTGTTGGCCGCCGTCCGCGGGATCGCGGCCCTGGAGCGGATCGGTACCCCGGCGGCAGCCCGGGCGCTAAAAGAAGTGGCCGCCGACCGCGGGCAGCATCCCGTGATCGTGGCCGAAGCCGAGGCCGCGGGCCGGCGGTCGGCCGCGCGGCCCGGTCACGCGGCCCTTTCGGGTTCCTGATTCTCGGCCAGTTGGTTGGTCCGAATTGACGTCGACGACTTGCGGTTCAGTTCAGCCGGCCCGGGTTTCCGGTGCCGGCTCCGGTGGGCGAGTTCTCTCTCCTCGAACGCCAACCGGCCTCCCCTGCGGGCGGCCGCCACTCATCCCGGGGCGAGAGCCCCGACCCGGAGGACGGTATGCGTTCGGTTCTTACCCGATCGTCTCGCGGCGCATTTACCCTGATCGAATTGCTCGTCGTCATTGCCATCATCGCCATCCTTATCGGGCTCCTGCTGCCGGCCGTGCAGAAGGTCCGGATGGCCGCCAACAAGGCCCGATCGTCGAACGACTTGAAACAAATGGTTCTCGGCGTCCATAACTTCGAGAGCGCCAACGGGGTGCTGCCGGTGAGCAGCGTCATTACGGTGGAAGACCCGACCATGTCCGGGTACGTGCATTACCAGATCTACCCGTACGTCGAGCGCAACTCGGCCGTGTACCGGTGCGCCGCGGACCCGTCGAGCGAGACGGCCAGCACCGTCACGAGCTATATGCAGAACGGAAACGTTTTCACGAGCCCCGCACTCCGGATCGTGCAACTCACGGCCGGGACGTCGAACCTGCTGGCTTTCGGCCCCATTTACCGGAATTGCAACGGAACCTTGGTCTTGTGGGAGCAGACGCTGTCGCAAGGCCTCGTACCCAATATCGGCACGTTCCCCACTACGGTGACCAACCCGGTGCTGTATCAAGTCCCGTCCACGAGTTGTACGACCGCCGCGTTCGTGACCCCGTTCCCGATCGCCCTGTTCGCGTTCTGTGACGGGAGTGTCCGGGGGCTCGGCGCGGCGGCCACGACGACGACGTTCATGAACCAGATCATGAACCCCACGAACGCCCAACCGGTCACGTTCCCGGATTAACGTACCTCTCTGGCGGCCGTCTCGATCATTCTCATTTCCTCTCATCCTTGGCCCCGCCCGCGCGGGCGTTCGGAGACTGTGCGCATGTCCGCGAAGAAGGTCGGGTTAACGCTGGTGGGATTACTTTTGTGCGTGGGGTCCGTCGGGGCGTTCTGGCTCCTGTTGCGGCCGCGGGACACGACCGGATTGGTTTACACCACGCCGGCCGGTGGCGACCCGCTCACCCTCGACATCGACTACCCGTTGGCCGCGCGGGGGCCGCTCCCGGTCGTCGTGTTCGTACCGCACGACCCGAACTGGCACCCGGACTTCAAGCAAGAGGATCGCATCCGGCTGGCGATCGAGGTGTTCACCCGGGCCGGGTACGCGGTCGCGACGATTCACTACCGGAGCCCCGGGAAGACGCCGTTCCCGGGGCCAATTCAGGACGGCAAGGCGGCCGTGCGTTTTCTCCGAGCGAACGCGTCCAAGTACGGACTGGCCGCGGACCGGATCGGGGTGATGGGGGCGTCGGCGGGCGGGTACGGGGCGTGCATGCTTGGGACGACCGGGCCGGCGGACGGGTTCGACCCGCCGGACGGCCCGGCCGACGTGTCGTGCCGGGTCCAGGCGGTGGCCGCGCTGGCGGCCCCGGTCGACTTGACCAAGAAGACGTGGCCGGACCTGGCCGAGAAGATGTACCTGAGGCCGTTCCTGGGGGCCGGTTACGACGAGAACCCGGCCGCGTACCGGAAGGCGTCGCCGGGGACGTACGCGACGCCGGACGACCCGCCGTTCCTGCTCCTGCACTCGCCGTCGGACGGGGTCGTCAACATCGCCCACTCGCGGGCGTTCGCCGACCAGTTGAAACGCGGCGGGGTGGAGGTCGTACTCACCGAACTGTCGTCCGGCGTGACCGTTCACATCGCCAAGGGTCAGGAGCTGGAACAGACGATCCAACAGGTCGTCCCGTTCTTCGACAAGTACCTCAAGCGATGACCGGCGGCCCGGTCGCGGA from Fimbriiglobus ruber includes the following:
- a CDS encoding sigma-70 family RNA polymerase sigma factor; amino-acid sequence: MGHGPALLTRFIRRLADDRVAAPTTAELLDRFVASRDEDAFRSIVDRHGPMVWGVCSRILRQPQDIEDAFQVTFIVLARRAAVVRPSEMLPAWLHGVARRSAIRVMRLSARRREVQVNTMPNPAANLANDLVDLPVILDEELGRLPPKLRQTVVLCHLQNRTYADAAREMGCSIASVAKRLDQAAVRLRDRLTRRGLAPVACTAWALAAWAPEAAAVSAGVADRTIAAALGVGAGAAATPVAVAAANDIVGSMTRFKLRFLAVALALAGVGATAAVQFTAAPVQPELPPPRAAAPVRGDRFGDPLPDGAVARIGTVRFRTGKTPCAGGVGFLAGGKTVVAAYWTGSVVFWDAATGRETARLDGPPGVAALAVSADGRRLVVAGKEIWAWDVTPQGVVSLWKKPSPNGARVDGMALSPDGKTLVCGSRTGGHLFDAATGDLLKPLAVKSPRLMAFAAGGRALVVAGEGSIHVYDPATGDERRQIHFPERVVVQLAVAPDGSRVAAAGGKSFWIWDAATGRELATVSSGSGDPAIMLFSPTTALFFSPDGRILFDVDGERIHYRDPATGSETRPAVTAPHAQSRTMVIPAVSPDGKLMAFAIGGAVGVWRTDTGAEIGPAGGPYADVTSLAFTPDGQNLVTAAFFNHFEIWNPATGAPVRRLTVPASGLVVGSLVVAPSGEVETVFSRYGGNAGNRVGVAGWNPQTGGSATDRPGVPSAVAKARTLPTPAAALSADGRRVVWAHETALVAVDWATGAEIRRVDTKMPVAHPTVSADGETAAAYATKEGVASVWDLGTGRERMRVSARLTGSTLGLSPDGRWLAGVEGDPKGPRAIQLWEVASTRSGPRFPFDHQAVVRLAFSPDGRLLAAGGVDGAVRVWDLASGTEVRHFTGHGSQVQALAFSPDGKRLASGSSDATALVWDTGLLLRWPLAEARSWEPTDAQWRGLGKDDPDPAARTTWALVAAGDAAVPFLRARLRPAAPPAADRVAALIDQLGCDRFADRERATNELAGLGVAVEPALRAVATTADPETRQRVDRLLARLAPTQSPDLLAAVRGIAALERIGTPAAARALKEVAADRGQHPVIVAEAEAAGRRSAARPGHAALSGS
- a CDS encoding DUF1559 domain-containing protein, translating into MRSVLTRSSRGAFTLIELLVVIAIIAILIGLLLPAVQKVRMAANKARSSNDLKQMVLGVHNFESANGVLPVSSVITVEDPTMSGYVHYQIYPYVERNSAVYRCAADPSSETASTVTSYMQNGNVFTSPALRIVQLTAGTSNLLAFGPIYRNCNGTLVLWEQTLSQGLVPNIGTFPTTVTNPVLYQVPSTSCTTAAFVTPFPIALFAFCDGSVRGLGAAATTTTFMNQIMNPTNAQPVTFPD
- a CDS encoding alpha/beta hydrolase, which codes for MSAKKVGLTLVGLLLCVGSVGAFWLLLRPRDTTGLVYTTPAGGDPLTLDIDYPLAARGPLPVVVFVPHDPNWHPDFKQEDRIRLAIEVFTRAGYAVATIHYRSPGKTPFPGPIQDGKAAVRFLRANASKYGLAADRIGVMGASAGGYGACMLGTTGPADGFDPPDGPADVSCRVQAVAALAAPVDLTKKTWPDLAEKMYLRPFLGAGYDENPAAYRKASPGTYATPDDPPFLLLHSPSDGVVNIAHSRAFADQLKRGGVEVVLTELSSGVTVHIAKGQELEQTIQQVVPFFDKYLKR